A single window of Gossypium arboreum isolate Shixiya-1 chromosome 13, ASM2569848v2, whole genome shotgun sequence DNA harbors:
- the LOC108461444 gene encoding mitochondrial uncoupling protein 3, with amino-acid sequence MKANVHGHKETRTRTGIKILLTSLSAMVAETSTFPIDLTKTRLQLHGESQPLSSSTRRPTNSFRVAAGIVRDQGASGLYKGLSPAIIRHLFYTPIRIVGYENLRNLVSADGSLSLSSKALVGGISGAIAQFVASPADLVKVRMQADGRLINNGLQPRYKGPFDAFNKIVAMEGLGGLWKGVLPNVQRAFLVNMGELACYDHAKRFVINNQISDDNIYAHTLASIMSGLSATMLSCPADVVKTRMMNQAASKEGNVMYKSSYDCLVKTVKIEGLTALWKGFFTTWARLGPWQFFFWVSYEKFRQISGLSSF; translated from the exons ATGAAGGCAAATGTCCATGGACATAAAGAAACCAGAACCCGAACCGGAATTAAGATCTTGTTGACGTCACTATCGGCTATGGTGGCGGAAACTTCCACCTTTCCCATAGACTTAACCAAGACAAGGCTCCAGCTTCACGGCGAGTCTCAACCTCTCTCCTCCTCCACGCGCCGTCCCACCAATTCGTTCCGTGTCGCCGCCGGTATCGTCCGTGACCAAGGCGCTTCAGGGCTGTATAAAGGTCTCTCCCCGGCTATTATTAGGCATCTGTTCTACACTCCCATTCGGATCGTCGGTTACGAGAATTTAAGGAATTTGGTGAGCGCCGATGGCTCTCTTTCTCTGTCTTCTAAAGCGCTTGTAGGTGGCATTTCCGGCGCTATTGCTCAG TTTGTGGCAAGTCCAGCTGACCTTGTTAAGGTGAGGATGCAAGCGGATGGCCGTTTGATAAACAACGGTCTTCAACCTCGATACAAAGGACCGTTTGATGCTTTTAACAAAATTGTAGCCATGGAAGGTCTTGGAGGTCTTTGGAAAGGGGTTTTGCCAAATGTTCAGAGGGCGTTCTTAGTGAACATGGGTGAACTAGCCTGTTATGATCATGCAAAACGTTTTGTTATAAATAATCAGATATCTGATGATAACATCTATGCACACACATTGGCATCGATCATGTCAGGTCTCTCTGCTACAATGCTGAGTTGTCCGGCTGATGTTGTGAAGACAAGAATGATGAATCAAGCGGCTAGTAAGGAAGGGAATGTTATGTACAAGAGCTCATATGATTGTTTGGTGAAGACGGTGAAAATCGAAGGTTTAACAGCATTGTGGAAAGGTTTCTTTACTACATGGGCAAGGCTTGGTCCTTGGCAATTCTTTTTCTGGGTATCTTACGAGAAGTTCCGACAAATTTCAGGGCTTTCTTCCTTCTGA